One genomic region from Biomphalaria glabrata chromosome 7, xgBioGlab47.1, whole genome shotgun sequence encodes:
- the LOC129927189 gene encoding uncharacterized protein LOC129927189 produces MFHFIHLVRFLADLNKLQSGMIAPFLIDMELFHLVVEDLFMYYRSKSLNLGLNRGATDLKLIYNFVASLHACCIEAALDRYSLHNIYRVKTLHRYLTEHDVVSARDFSFIRGADGSLQMPVMPGLYNVLRNCLLDLMAIQHHKDRICEVADKAINNVPLDSDEETILQDTLNELETREECVVLFYRTEFSQEDKDLFQRFLQFVDLNERLEYITEGINTLLWHATE; encoded by the exons atgtttcattttattcaCCTTGTGCGATTTTTGGCAGATCTAAATAAACTCCAAAGTGGCATGATTGCTCCATTTTTAATTGACATGGAACTTTTCCATCTGGTCGTGGAAGACCTATTTATGTACTATAGATCCAAATCACTGAACCTGGGATTAAATCGCGGTGCAACGGATTTAAAACTTATCTACAACTTTGTGGCTTCTTTGCATGCATGTTGCATCGAGGCAGCCCTTGATCGCTACAGCTTGCATAATATATACAGAGTCAAGACGTTACACAGGTATCTTACAGAACATGATGTTGTATCAGCCAgagatttttcttttattcgTGGAGCAGATGG ATCCCTTCAGATGCCAGTTATGCCTGGCCTATATAATGTCCTCAGAAATTGTCTCTTAGATCTCATGGCTATACAAC aTCACAAGGACCGCATCTGTGAGGTGGCTGACAAGGCAATAAACAATGTCCCACTGGACAGTGATGAGGAGACTATACTTCAGGACACACTCAATGAGTTAGAGACTCGTGAAGAATGTGTCGTCTTATTTTATAGAACAGAATTCAGCCAGGAAGACAAGGATCTGTTTCAAAGGTTTTTGCAATTCGTGGACCTGAATGAGCGGCTGGAGTACATCACAGAAGGAATCAACACGCTCTTATGGCATGCTACGGAATGA